In Vibrio neptunius, the following are encoded in one genomic region:
- a CDS encoding DUF3429 domain-containing protein, protein MSNGRSSMSIMFKLGYLGLVPFALSLIGIVTGASLFGLTGEEMFISYSVVILSFLSGVLWGNGIDHSVDKISRNALLLSNLFAVMTWGVLLLSRQNVALALVLLGIGYFLVWFSERAVRIAEKERKPVGYKILRARLTTSVIVMHCIALIA, encoded by the coding sequence ATGAGCAACGGAAGATCGTCAATGTCAATCATGTTTAAACTGGGTTATTTGGGGCTAGTGCCTTTCGCGCTGAGCCTCATCGGTATTGTCACAGGTGCGAGCCTCTTCGGGCTTACAGGCGAAGAAATGTTTATTTCGTACAGTGTGGTGATCTTGAGTTTTTTGTCGGGAGTCCTGTGGGGCAATGGCATCGATCACTCGGTAGATAAAATCAGCCGTAATGCACTTTTACTCAGTAACTTGTTTGCTGTGATGACATGGGGTGTCTTGCTACTTTCACGCCAGAACGTCGCTTTAGCGCTTGTCTTGTTGGGCATTGGTTATTTTCTGGTTTGGTTTTCAGAGCGAGCAGTCAGAATAGCGGAAAAAGAGCGCAAACCCGTAGGATACAAGATCCTCAGAGCAAGGCTGACCACCAGTGTCATCGTTATGCACTGTATTGCTCTCATCGCTTAA
- the tdh gene encoding L-threonine 3-dehydrogenase codes for MKIKALSKLKPEEGIWMTEVEKPKVGHNDILIKIKKTAICGTDVHIYNWDEWSQNTIPVPMVVGHEYVGEVVAIGQEVRGFEIGDRVSGEGHITCGHCRNCRGGRTHLCRNTIGVGVNREGAFAEYLVIPAFNAFKIPEGISDDLASIFDPFGNAVHTALSFDLVGEDVLITGAGPIGIMAAAVAKHVGARHVVITDVNEYRLELARKMGVTRAVNVAEQKLEDVMEELGMTEGFDVGLEMSGVQAAFSTMLKTMNHGGRIALLGIPPSDMGIDWNQVIFKGLVIKGIYGREMFETWYKMASLIQSGLDLTPIITHHFKVDDFQKGFDAMRSGQSGKVILDWE; via the coding sequence ATGAAAATTAAAGCGCTATCTAAGCTAAAGCCTGAAGAAGGCATCTGGATGACTGAGGTTGAAAAACCGAAAGTTGGCCACAACGACATTCTGATCAAAATTAAGAAAACCGCGATTTGCGGTACAGATGTTCATATCTACAACTGGGACGAGTGGTCTCAGAACACGATTCCTGTTCCTATGGTCGTTGGTCATGAATACGTGGGTGAAGTGGTGGCTATTGGCCAAGAAGTTCGCGGATTCGAAATCGGTGACCGTGTCTCTGGCGAAGGCCACATCACTTGTGGTCATTGTCGTAACTGTCGTGGCGGCCGCACTCACCTATGTCGTAATACTATTGGTGTCGGTGTAAACCGTGAAGGGGCATTCGCTGAATACCTAGTGATTCCAGCGTTCAATGCATTTAAAATCCCTGAAGGCATCTCAGACGATCTCGCATCAATCTTTGACCCGTTCGGCAATGCTGTACACACGGCATTATCTTTCGATCTAGTGGGTGAAGATGTGCTGATCACAGGTGCTGGCCCAATCGGTATCATGGCTGCAGCAGTGGCTAAGCACGTCGGTGCTCGTCACGTGGTGATTACAGATGTGAACGAATACCGTCTTGAGCTTGCACGTAAAATGGGTGTGACCCGTGCAGTTAACGTTGCGGAACAGAAGCTTGAAGACGTAATGGAAGAGCTGGGAATGACGGAAGGCTTTGATGTGGGCCTTGAAATGTCGGGTGTTCAGGCGGCATTCAGCACCATGCTTAAGACAATGAACCACGGCGGCCGAATTGCACTGCTAGGTATTCCGCCATCAGACATGGGCATCGACTGGAACCAAGTGATCTTCAAAGGTCTGGTGATTAAAGGTATCTACGGCCGTGAGATGTTCGAAACTTGGTACAAGATGGCATCGCTGATTCAGTCGGGCTTAGACTTGACGCCAATCATTACTCACCACTTTAAGGTTGATGACTTCCAGAAAGGCTTTGATGCGATGCGTAGCGGCCAATCAGGTAAAGTGATTCTCGACTGGGAATAA
- a CDS encoding winged helix-turn-helix domain-containing protein has protein sequence MANQCNLANQQAFSTTDAEIAVETAFALKAKALSHPARVRILKILVTLDNLGGCLNSDLVSQLGLAQSTVSEHLRILKQAEFIIAEPNPPKVCYKVNREAISEFSHAFNTIFN, from the coding sequence ATGGCAAACCAATGCAACCTTGCAAACCAGCAAGCATTCTCGACGACAGACGCTGAAATCGCAGTAGAAACGGCCTTTGCTTTGAAGGCAAAAGCACTTTCACACCCAGCCCGAGTCAGGATCCTTAAGATTTTGGTGACATTGGATAACCTTGGCGGCTGTCTGAACAGTGATTTGGTGTCCCAGTTAGGTCTCGCTCAATCAACAGTCTCTGAGCACTTGCGTATCCTAAAGCAGGCTGAGTTCATCATCGCGGAACCCAACCCACCTAAGGTTTGTTACAAGGTTAACCGGGAAGCCATATCCGAATTTAGCCACGCATTTAATACCATCTTTAACTGA
- a CDS encoding DM13 domain-containing protein, producing MKRIFLLFTHLICGAVGFAVGIYALPILIQPDSPSMSSVEAVTNKAVYTATFQRDRKDSDFLHWGEGSVSISHDQIAFVGELAPGPDYKLYLSPQFIETEANFNQKKHTMVRVGEVKTFDRFALSLPKDVDVAQYNTVIVWCETFGEFITSARFK from the coding sequence ATGAAAAGGATTTTTTTACTGTTTACACACCTTATATGTGGGGCAGTCGGTTTTGCTGTCGGTATTTATGCCTTACCTATTCTTATCCAGCCAGATTCTCCCTCAATGAGCTCAGTGGAGGCTGTGACCAACAAGGCGGTTTACACTGCAACCTTCCAGCGCGACCGGAAAGACAGTGATTTTCTTCATTGGGGAGAGGGCTCTGTTTCTATTAGTCATGACCAAATTGCTTTTGTCGGTGAGCTTGCCCCTGGTCCGGACTATAAACTTTACCTATCACCTCAGTTTATTGAAACTGAAGCCAACTTCAATCAGAAAAAGCATACCATGGTGAGAGTGGGAGAGGTGAAGACGTTTGATCGTTTTGCCCTTAGCTTGCCAAAAGACGTTGATGTGGCCCAATACAATACCGTGATTGTTTGGTGTGAAACCTTTGGTGAGTTTATTACGTCTGCGCGTTTCAAATAG
- a CDS encoding methyltransferase encodes MATIWDDYAAEWENEPLAVLYAQKAFDSLQEIVDVQGKRILDFGCGTGLLSQKLSPLAKDIVALDSSEAMIEQLDKKELDNVEPVVDLLTRGLVAMHPAFRSQFDLVVASSVCSFLPNYSDVVDIVYSLLNKGNYFVHWDWLSEKDEEGGMTPTHVLQVLSSVGFDEVEVTTPFSFDTPKGKLTVLMAIAKK; translated from the coding sequence ATGGCTACTATTTGGGATGATTATGCAGCAGAGTGGGAAAACGAGCCTTTAGCAGTATTGTATGCACAGAAAGCGTTTGACTCTCTTCAGGAAATTGTCGATGTCCAAGGGAAACGAATTCTTGATTTTGGTTGTGGTACCGGACTACTGAGCCAAAAACTGTCTCCTCTCGCCAAAGATATCGTAGCGTTAGATAGTTCAGAGGCGATGATTGAGCAGCTAGATAAGAAAGAACTTGATAATGTAGAGCCAGTCGTTGACCTCCTCACAAGAGGGCTAGTGGCCATGCACCCGGCGTTCCGAAGTCAGTTCGACTTAGTGGTTGCGTCGTCAGTCTGTAGCTTTCTGCCCAACTATTCTGACGTCGTTGATATCGTCTACAGCCTGCTCAATAAAGGCAACTATTTTGTTCATTGGGACTGGTTATCGGAGAAAGATGAAGAAGGTGGAATGACCCCCACTCATGTATTGCAAGTGCTAAGTAGTGTCGGTTTTGATGAGGTCGAAGTAACAACACCATTCAGTTTCGATACCCCGAAAGGAAAATTGACAGTATTGATGGCCATCGCTAAGAAGTAA
- a CDS encoding acetoacetate--CoA ligase, whose translation MSTQESVELVPLWEPSGERTSASNLNKFIQHINMQGEAIGNYHDLHQWSVDNKKHFWLSIWQFCDVIGYKGDCIHGEGIARWGKFSPSRDTIWFPQSQLNYAENLLSYAFQDPEGVAIWFKNERGQSRKLTWQQLCDQVSILQQWLKQNGVEKGDVVAGYLPHMPETVVAMLATTSLGAIWTSTSPDFGVESVKERFGQVQPKILFCCNGYSFNGKTFKMDEKNNQIVSAISSIQNVCHIDYLQIGQESSFGNEQCSDWESILASYIPRGLRYQRVGFNDPLFVLYSSGTTGKPKCIVHSVGGTILNHLKEHQLHCDVQPRDRVFYYTTCGWMMWNWHVSALASGATLVIFDGSPMYPMPSVLWELAEEADVSLFGTSAKYLEALQKAEFNPSHYYRLDSLKTLCSTGSVLYPQQFDYVYSRIKADIHLASISGGTDICGCFVIGNPISPVYRGECQAPGLGLDVRVFNEKGQPVVDQRGELVCLNSFPNQPVGFWHDNGERYHNAYWGKYENTWHHGDDVEMTSTSGVIFYGRSDATLNPGGVRIGTAEIYQQVNQLSEVEDSIAVGRLLNGDEKVVLFVQLARDVTLSEELMATIKQQLKTQCSPRHVPAEIYPISEVPKTKSGKLVELAVKQVLHGKTVQNKGAIANPQVLDEIAQYATQAVS comes from the coding sequence ATGTCCACTCAAGAGTCAGTTGAGCTGGTCCCCCTATGGGAACCTAGCGGAGAAAGAACCTCCGCATCCAATTTGAATAAGTTTATCCAGCATATCAACATGCAGGGCGAAGCCATCGGAAACTACCACGACCTGCACCAGTGGTCTGTTGATAACAAAAAGCATTTTTGGCTTTCGATATGGCAATTTTGCGATGTGATTGGTTACAAAGGTGACTGCATTCATGGTGAGGGCATTGCACGTTGGGGCAAATTTTCACCGAGCCGTGACACTATATGGTTTCCTCAATCGCAGTTAAACTATGCTGAAAATCTGCTCTCTTATGCCTTTCAGGATCCTGAAGGTGTGGCTATCTGGTTTAAAAACGAGAGAGGACAAAGCCGCAAGTTGACTTGGCAACAACTGTGTGACCAAGTCTCCATCCTACAACAGTGGTTAAAACAAAACGGAGTTGAAAAAGGTGATGTCGTTGCAGGTTATCTTCCCCACATGCCTGAAACCGTCGTCGCTATGCTGGCTACAACCAGCCTAGGTGCGATATGGACATCCACCTCACCAGACTTTGGCGTAGAAAGCGTCAAAGAACGTTTTGGTCAAGTACAGCCTAAGATTTTGTTTTGCTGCAATGGCTACAGTTTCAACGGCAAAACGTTCAAAATGGATGAAAAAAACAACCAGATTGTTAGCGCTATATCTAGCATCCAAAACGTCTGTCACATTGATTATTTACAAATTGGACAAGAGAGTTCGTTCGGCAATGAACAATGTTCAGACTGGGAATCCATTCTCGCCAGTTACATCCCTCGCGGGCTGAGATATCAGCGGGTCGGATTCAATGATCCTCTGTTCGTTCTCTACTCTTCAGGAACAACAGGCAAGCCAAAATGCATTGTGCATTCGGTGGGTGGTACCATACTTAATCACTTAAAGGAGCATCAGCTTCACTGTGATGTCCAACCTCGTGATCGGGTATTTTATTATACTACCTGTGGCTGGATGATGTGGAACTGGCATGTCTCAGCACTCGCTAGCGGAGCAACCTTAGTCATTTTTGATGGTAGCCCAATGTATCCGATGCCAAGCGTGTTATGGGAGTTGGCTGAAGAGGCAGACGTCAGCTTGTTTGGTACGTCGGCCAAATACTTGGAAGCACTGCAAAAAGCAGAGTTCAACCCAAGTCATTACTATCGCCTTGATAGCTTAAAAACGCTCTGTTCAACGGGTTCCGTGTTGTACCCGCAACAATTTGACTACGTCTACAGCCGAATCAAAGCCGATATTCATCTTGCTTCTATTTCTGGTGGAACAGACATCTGTGGATGCTTTGTGATAGGGAACCCTATCTCTCCTGTCTATCGTGGGGAGTGTCAGGCACCAGGACTAGGGCTAGATGTTCGTGTATTCAACGAAAAAGGCCAACCGGTGGTGGATCAGCGTGGTGAGCTTGTGTGCCTCAATAGCTTCCCCAATCAACCTGTCGGCTTTTGGCATGACAATGGTGAACGCTATCACAATGCCTATTGGGGGAAATATGAGAACACTTGGCATCATGGAGATGATGTCGAGATGACGAGCACTAGCGGTGTCATTTTTTACGGAAGGAGTGATGCAACACTCAACCCTGGAGGTGTAAGAATCGGAACTGCAGAGATTTATCAACAAGTAAATCAACTCTCTGAGGTTGAAGATTCTATTGCCGTTGGTCGGCTGCTCAATGGCGATGAAAAAGTGGTACTGTTTGTCCAACTCGCGCGCGATGTAACACTCAGTGAAGAATTAATGGCAACCATCAAGCAACAGCTGAAAACTCAGTGCTCTCCGCGTCATGTTCCCGCAGAAATTTACCCCATCAGCGAGGTACCAAAAACAAAATCTGGTAAGCTCGTTGAGTTAGCGGTGAAACAAGTATTGCATGGCAAAACAGTGCAAAACAAAGGCGCTATAGCCAACCCTCAGGTTCTTGACGAAATCGCTCAGTATGCCACTCAAGCCGTTTCCTAA
- a CDS encoding NupC/NupG family nucleoside CNT transporter, whose translation MNVLFGLIGVAALLLCAVLLSESRKAINWKTVSRALLLQVGFAALVLYFPWGQTALTSLSNGVSSLLGFADEGIGFLFGDLANTGFIFAVRVLPIIIFFSALISALYYLGIMQKVIEFIGGGIQKFLGTSKAESLVATGNIFLSQGESPLLVRPFLSRMTRSELFAVMAGGMASVAGSVLGGYAGLGVELKYLIAASFMAAPGSLMMAKIIVPERETPIDQSDIAMDKAQDSNVIDALASGAMNGMKVAVAVGTMLIAFVSVIAMVNTGLESLGDVAGFSGLTLQTLFGYLFSPLAWVIGVPANEMLMAGSYIGQKIVMNEFVAFIDFVEHKALLSEHTQVIVTFALCGFANIGSIAIQLGSIGVIAPERRSEVANLGIKAVLAGTLANLMSACLAGIFILL comes from the coding sequence ATGAATGTCCTATTCGGATTAATCGGTGTTGCGGCACTGTTATTGTGTGCTGTGTTGCTGTCAGAGAGTCGCAAAGCGATCAACTGGAAAACAGTCTCTCGCGCCTTGTTACTTCAAGTCGGTTTTGCCGCTCTGGTCCTGTACTTCCCTTGGGGACAAACCGCACTCACCAGTTTAAGTAATGGTGTTTCTAGCCTGTTAGGTTTTGCTGATGAAGGTATCGGATTCCTGTTTGGTGATTTAGCCAATACTGGGTTTATCTTTGCGGTTCGTGTTCTGCCTATCATCATTTTCTTTAGTGCGCTAATTTCTGCACTTTATTACCTTGGCATTATGCAAAAGGTGATTGAGTTTATCGGTGGTGGTATCCAAAAGTTCCTCGGGACGAGTAAAGCCGAGTCTCTGGTTGCTACCGGTAATATTTTCCTATCTCAAGGTGAGTCCCCACTTCTTGTTCGACCTTTCCTTTCGCGCATGACTCGCTCTGAATTGTTTGCTGTGATGGCGGGGGGCATGGCCTCTGTGGCTGGCAGTGTACTGGGTGGTTATGCTGGATTAGGCGTTGAGCTGAAGTACTTAATTGCCGCGAGCTTTATGGCTGCGCCGGGCAGTTTGATGATGGCTAAGATCATTGTGCCTGAGCGTGAAACGCCCATTGATCAATCAGATATTGCAATGGATAAAGCGCAAGACAGTAATGTGATTGATGCTTTAGCAAGTGGTGCAATGAACGGCATGAAGGTTGCCGTTGCTGTCGGTACCATGTTGATTGCATTCGTCAGCGTGATTGCCATGGTCAACACGGGTCTGGAAAGTTTGGGCGACGTGGCGGGCTTTAGCGGATTGACGCTGCAAACGCTGTTCGGCTACCTGTTCTCTCCTTTGGCATGGGTGATTGGTGTGCCGGCCAATGAAATGCTGATGGCGGGCTCTTACATTGGCCAGAAAATTGTTATGAATGAGTTTGTGGCTTTCATCGATTTTGTCGAGCACAAAGCCCTGCTTTCTGAACATACCCAAGTGATCGTCACATTTGCACTGTGTGGCTTTGCAAACATAGGTTCGATTGCTATTCAGCTTGGCTCTATCGGTGTGATTGCGCCAGAGCGCCGCTCAGAAGTGGCTAATCTTGGTATCAAAGCTGTGCTTGCTGGTACGTTGGCGAATCTTATGAGTGCTTGTTTGGCGGGTATTTTCATCCTGCTTTAA
- a CDS encoding response regulator, whose amino-acid sequence MSTFELSKFTILVVEDNNLSRKALIGMLFKSGYENILSAPDGRSAIEKIEHNHIDLIITDINMPHINGLELIKSVRMGQTKATPETSIIAVTALSDTETISTCMRFEIDAFLPKPITVKDAREQIEQAVTGHTELYQQHLYSDIDTEINSDNESDTPNKPSSEIGKFTTVQSLYDLQAGMTLVGDIFANNGGCLLKAGTLLDNRLVKRLRELQSIIDDHPIRVHFEEDQAQEA is encoded by the coding sequence ATGTCAACATTTGAACTCAGCAAATTTACGATTCTGGTTGTAGAGGACAACAACTTATCCCGCAAGGCATTGATCGGCATGTTGTTCAAAAGTGGCTATGAAAACATTCTTAGTGCACCGGACGGCCGCAGTGCCATAGAAAAAATCGAACATAACCATATTGACCTGATCATTACAGACATCAATATGCCACATATTAACGGTCTAGAGCTGATTAAGTCCGTGCGCATGGGACAAACCAAAGCGACACCTGAAACCAGTATCATCGCGGTTACAGCCTTGTCAGACACAGAAACTATCTCCACCTGTATGCGCTTTGAGATTGACGCGTTTCTCCCCAAGCCCATCACAGTAAAAGACGCGCGAGAGCAGATAGAGCAAGCCGTCACTGGCCACACCGAATTATACCAGCAGCATTTATACAGTGATATCGACACTGAAATCAACAGTGATAACGAATCAGACACACCTAACAAACCATCCTCAGAGATAGGCAAATTTACCACGGTACAGAGTTTGTATGATCTCCAAGCGGGTATGACTCTGGTCGGTGATATTTTTGCCAACAATGGTGGCTGCTTGTTAAAAGCCGGAACGCTTCTCGATAACCGTTTAGTGAAAAGGCTAAGAGAGCTCCAGTCAATCATTGACGATCATCCGATCCGAGTGCACTTTGAAGAAGACCAAGCACAAGAAGCCTGA
- the pepT gene encoding peptidase T, whose amino-acid sequence MNELVQRFLRYVTFNTQSNPSNPACPSSEGQLIFAQFLQQELLELGLSEVLLDDNGYLMAKLPSNVDYDVPAIGFVAHMDTAPDASGKNVKPQIVEDYQGGDIALGKGDEVLSPIQYPELRRLLGHNLITSDGTTLLGADNKAGIAEIISAVAELKANPDIPHGDICIGFTPDEEIGRGADRFDVEKFGAQWAYTIDGGPVGELEYENFNAASADVICYGVNVHPGSAKNKMVNAMNIAAQFQLMMPADETPESTEGYQGFYHLKSAEMAVARCELGYIIRDFERDGLEQRKALMQSKVKELNSTLSKGRVELKLSDSYFNMKQMVEPHPHIIELAKQAMIACDVEPKIKPIRGGTDGARLSFMGLPCPNIFTGGYNFHGIHEFISIEGMEQAVQVIVSLCEKTALHYR is encoded by the coding sequence ATGAATGAACTGGTTCAACGTTTTCTGCGCTACGTGACCTTTAACACGCAGTCTAACCCTTCCAACCCCGCCTGCCCAAGTAGTGAAGGGCAGCTCATTTTTGCCCAATTCCTCCAACAAGAATTGTTGGAACTTGGTTTGAGTGAGGTTTTACTTGATGATAACGGCTATCTGATGGCGAAGCTGCCCAGCAATGTTGACTACGATGTGCCAGCCATTGGCTTTGTCGCTCATATGGACACCGCGCCTGATGCGTCAGGAAAAAATGTCAAACCTCAGATTGTTGAAGATTATCAGGGTGGCGATATCGCCTTGGGTAAAGGTGATGAAGTGCTGTCGCCAATTCAATACCCTGAGCTGCGTAGGCTATTGGGGCACAACCTGATCACCTCTGATGGCACCACACTTCTCGGTGCGGATAACAAAGCCGGCATTGCAGAAATTATTTCCGCTGTTGCTGAGTTGAAAGCGAATCCAGACATTCCCCACGGCGATATCTGCATCGGTTTTACACCAGATGAAGAAATTGGTCGTGGTGCGGACCGGTTTGATGTGGAGAAGTTTGGAGCACAATGGGCCTATACCATTGATGGAGGTCCAGTGGGTGAACTGGAGTACGAAAACTTTAATGCAGCCAGTGCTGATGTGATTTGCTACGGAGTCAACGTTCACCCAGGAAGCGCAAAAAATAAAATGGTGAATGCCATGAACATTGCCGCCCAGTTCCAATTGATGATGCCCGCTGATGAAACGCCTGAATCGACCGAAGGATATCAAGGCTTCTATCATTTGAAGTCTGCAGAAATGGCAGTGGCACGCTGTGAGCTAGGTTATATCATTCGTGATTTTGAGCGTGACGGGCTAGAGCAACGCAAAGCCTTGATGCAGAGTAAAGTGAAGGAGCTTAACTCGACATTAAGCAAAGGACGTGTAGAGCTGAAATTATCAGACAGCTATTTCAACATGAAACAAATGGTCGAGCCTCATCCGCATATTATTGAACTCGCCAAGCAAGCGATGATTGCTTGTGATGTCGAGCCTAAAATTAAACCCATTCGTGGTGGCACCGATGGTGCTAGGTTGTCCTTTATGGGTTTACCTTGTCCGAATATCTTCACAGGAGGCTATAATTTTCATGGTATTCATGAATTTATTAGCATTGAAGGTATGGAGCAGGCTGTACAGGTTATTGTGAGCTTGTGTGAGAAAACAGCACTTCACTACCGATAA
- a CDS encoding carbonic anhydrase family protein — MKNTLIAASLMIAMAGTVQAAEWGYKGDKGPEHWGDVAKECATGKNQSPIDIKDVVDAELMPLNIEYQGMVTGLTNNGHTLQAVVEGNNAVTVDGVEFNLAQFHFHTPSENHIRGQHFPLEAHFVNADKDGNLAVVAVMYNAAPGENNQITQLTATMPEPGQTVRLQTPFAVKDMLPATGEYYRFNGSLTTPPCSEGVRWFVLKSAQTLTTEQAKQMQMVMGNNNRPIQKQNARVVLTND, encoded by the coding sequence ATGAAAAACACATTGATTGCCGCAAGTTTGATGATTGCGATGGCGGGAACGGTTCAGGCCGCTGAATGGGGATACAAAGGTGATAAGGGACCTGAACATTGGGGAGACGTTGCCAAAGAGTGTGCGACTGGCAAAAACCAAAGCCCGATTGATATCAAGGATGTGGTCGACGCGGAGCTGATGCCACTCAACATTGAGTATCAGGGCATGGTTACTGGGCTGACGAATAACGGGCATACACTTCAAGCGGTTGTTGAGGGGAATAACGCCGTGACAGTAGATGGAGTTGAGTTTAATCTGGCGCAGTTCCACTTCCATACTCCTTCAGAAAACCACATTCGTGGTCAACACTTTCCCTTGGAAGCGCACTTTGTTAATGCGGATAAAGATGGCAACCTAGCGGTTGTTGCTGTGATGTATAACGCAGCACCAGGGGAAAATAACCAGATCACACAGTTGACGGCGACCATGCCTGAACCCGGTCAAACTGTGAGGCTACAAACGCCGTTTGCAGTAAAAGATATGTTGCCTGCAACGGGGGAGTACTACCGCTTTAATGGTTCTCTGACGACGCCACCTTGCTCTGAAGGCGTACGCTGGTTTGTGCTTAAATCTGCGCAAACTTTAACCACAGAACAGGCAAAACAAATGCAGATGGTAATGGGTAACAACAACCGCCCCATTCAGAAACAGAATGCCCGTGTCGTTCTCACTAACGATTAA
- a CDS encoding class III bacteriocin → MLIFFSVTYIGESLVRVEVNTNQIYVIAKGVAGDHGGSNFFFEDTDSVGIAGVNINWDNISKTMPMFRIDKLNERDYVIEWFGFFDETRNIYSWSKAGGVEVDLYSSKAILQNCENY, encoded by the coding sequence ATGTTAATTTTTTTCTCTGTTACTTATATTGGAGAGTCACTAGTTAGAGTTGAGGTTAACACTAACCAAATATACGTGATTGCCAAAGGGGTTGCCGGGGACCATGGTGGGAGCAATTTTTTTTTCGAAGATACTGACAGTGTAGGCATTGCTGGCGTAAATATTAACTGGGACAATATAAGTAAGACAATGCCTATGTTTAGAATTGATAAATTAAATGAAAGAGATTATGTAATTGAATGGTTTGGGTTTTTCGACGAAACCAGAAATATTTACTCATGGTCTAAGGCTGGCGGGGTGGAGGTAGATCTTTATAGCTCCAAGGCAATACTTCAAAACTGTGAGAATTACTAG
- a CDS encoding DUF1289 domain-containing protein, which translates to MKTETMDEQVPIPCVRNCCLDDDDICVGCFRTLDEILQWRSCTDEEKQAILIRCEQRKKERE; encoded by the coding sequence ATGAAAACAGAAACCATGGATGAACAGGTGCCAATTCCTTGTGTAAGAAATTGCTGTCTCGATGATGATGATATCTGTGTTGGGTGTTTTCGTACGCTCGATGAGATATTGCAGTGGCGCTCCTGTACGGATGAGGAAAAGCAGGCCATATTGATACGCTGTGAGCAACGCAAAAAGGAAAGGGAGTAA
- a CDS encoding response regulator, which yields MSNYDPTDFTVLVVEDHKFSRQALVGMLVRGGYENLLCAKDGKEAMTKCAENKIDLIITDINMPNLNGLELIKAIRTNQAHVACDTRIIAVTTLSDTATISACMTLEVDAFLVKPISIKSAKEKIQSAITEPKRLYQQHFYQDVDTRINLAPQDNTQQTTTRIRSINSCVRELSQLSEIKEGMTLVYDINAVSGGCLLRAGTKLNKKLILRLFELSKIIDTNSIVVREDKTQIAV from the coding sequence ATGAGTAACTATGACCCGACCGACTTTACGGTACTCGTCGTTGAAGATCACAAGTTTTCTCGCCAAGCACTGGTCGGAATGCTAGTGAGAGGAGGCTACGAAAATTTGCTATGTGCCAAAGATGGCAAGGAAGCCATGACCAAGTGTGCTGAAAATAAGATTGATTTGATCATCACTGACATCAACATGCCTAATCTCAATGGACTCGAGCTGATCAAAGCGATTAGAACCAATCAAGCCCACGTCGCCTGTGACACACGGATCATCGCCGTGACGACACTTTCAGATACAGCGACGATTTCGGCTTGTATGACATTGGAAGTGGATGCTTTTCTTGTGAAGCCCATTAGCATCAAATCGGCAAAAGAAAAAATCCAGAGCGCGATCACTGAGCCAAAACGTTTGTACCAACAGCACTTCTATCAGGATGTCGATACCCGTATCAATTTGGCACCTCAGGATAATACGCAGCAGACGACAACACGTATTCGCTCGATCAATAGTTGCGTGCGTGAACTATCGCAACTTTCGGAGATCAAAGAAGGCATGACACTGGTCTACGATATCAACGCGGTCTCTGGAGGCTGCCTACTCCGCGCAGGCACCAAACTCAACAAAAAGCTCATTTTGCGCTTATTTGAGCTGAGTAAGATCATTGATACAAATAGCATTGTTGTACGAGAAGACAAGACGCAAATAGCGGTTTAA
- a CDS encoding exoribonuclease R — translation MQRDYTLSSLQATPREELEELSLRMIHRLIADESMTELFTFDADETESEDKLQEAQFDAMLRMSAIALSELPALFSESDNQQQNTLRMQRLLLWHFYSVSFHLEQAIPLEVHCQHVEVLLKQAPTNALEWVTTLTDLLRQYAAINQSR, via the coding sequence ATGCAACGCGATTACACCCTCTCATCCCTGCAAGCTACCCCAAGAGAAGAGCTCGAAGAACTCAGTCTGCGAATGATCCACCGCCTGATCGCAGATGAATCGATGACTGAGTTGTTTACGTTCGATGCCGATGAGACGGAATCCGAAGACAAACTGCAAGAGGCGCAGTTTGATGCCATGTTGAGGATGAGTGCTATCGCTCTGAGTGAACTGCCAGCCCTTTTTAGCGAATCAGACAATCAACAGCAAAACACGCTACGCATGCAACGCTTATTGCTTTGGCATTTCTATTCGGTATCGTTTCACCTTGAACAGGCAATACCACTTGAAGTCCATTGTCAGCATGTGGAAGTACTGCTTAAACAAGCCCCAACCAACGCATTAGAGTGGGTCACAACTTTAACCGACTTACTGCGTCAATACGCGGCCATTAACCAAAGTCGCTAA